In the Desulfonatronovibrio hydrogenovorans DSM 9292 genome, GGCCTCATCCTGGATGGTCACCTGTTCATAGGTGCTCATATCCATGAACACAAAACCGCTTCCATCATGATAAAGATACTGCATGTCCCTGGTTTCCATGTCTGGTTTGCCCACCTTTTCACCAGAACGGAAGGTCTGGTCAATGGCTCCTCCGGTCAGCAGATTTTTCAGCTTGGTCCTGACAAAGGCTCCACCCTTACCAGGTTTGACATGCAGAAAATCCATTATTTCATAGGGAGTATTGTCGATTTCGATCTTAAGACCTTTTCGAAAGTCAGTGGTGGAAAGCATTATTCATCCTCCGCAATGGTATTGTTGGCATCCAGGCAATCCACAACAGCCTGTAATCCATAGATATAACTCATGATCCCGAATCCGGCAACCACCCCGAGGGCGTGGCGGGCAGTCAGGCTTTGCTGCCTGATCCGGTCCCTGCTCCAGATGTTGCTCAGATGGACTTCAACAAAGGGAATCTTGATCCAGCCGAGGCAGTCTGCCAGAGCCAGACTGGTATGGGTCAATGCTCCGGGATTGATCACCATTCCTCTGGTTTTATTCTGCCAGGCACTTTCAAGTCTGTCGATGATCCGCCCTTCGCCGTTGGCCTGAAAAAAATCCAGCTCTACCCTGTCCAGCAGCCCTGGATGGTCTTTCTTGAGGATTGCAGAAAGTTCATCCATGCCCCTGGTCCCGTAAACACCAGTATCCCTTTGACCAAGGTACCCGAGGTTGGGTCCGTTCACCACCAGCACGGAATACTTTTCTAAAGCCATCTCACTTCATCTCCGTTGGGACCGGGACCGGCTCCCTGGTCCTGGGCTTGACCATGACTTCATCGGTCATGGGCGTGGGCAGAACTGGCTCCTCCTGAACAGTGGTTCGTTTCCGGGCGGCCAGGTCCATATTGGCCAGAAATATCAGATCCTCTCTGTTGACCTCGTGTCTGGTTTCCATCATCAGACCCTGGGCCAGGGTGGAATTGTCATATCCGGCATTAGGCTCTAAGCCTGGATCATCCACCACCTGGATTATTTTCCCGGACCCGAAGATGCTGATCAGGTTCCGGCCCTGTTCAGTCACCCTGCGCCCCACGAAAAAATAGGCTGGTAACTCTTCTGGAATCGTCTCAAAAAGGAGCAGAGTGACCCTGTCACCTCTGGCCACAATGGTTCTTTCCTCTTCCAGACCAACAATTTCCCCGGCCGAGCTGAAAAAAGGATAAACCGTTACTGAACACTGGAATTCCTGAACCAGATCCCCGGTCAACGGGGCAATAACCGGATCAATCTCTCCCTGGAACCGGAAAAAGCCGGAATCAGGATCAGAGCGGTCAGCATAACTTCCCCTGACAAGAGGCTGGAGCTGGAGGATCTTTCTGGCGGTATGCCTGAAGCAGTCGTCAGCCGCCACTGTCCGGAAGAACAGATCAGGGTCAAGCTCCTCTCCGGTCAGGGTCACGCTGAAGCCGGACTGCTCAGTAATATGGTAATCAGGGCTTTCCGGATAGAAAAAGTCTTCGACCTCGGCCTTTTTGCAGGAAAGCAGGATCAGGGCCATGCACATCAAAGCCGCTAGTTTTCGCATAATCGCACCTCAAGGTGGCCAATTGTTTACAAACCGGCTCAAGTTATTTAGAAAGTCCCGATCTGGCCGGGAGAAAAACATGCGCGAACTGATTCTGGAAAAAACAGCCTACACCGCTGATCAGCTGTCTGGCAACAACCTGCCTCAGGTAGCTTTGGCCGGGAGATCCAATGTCGGCAAGTCATCCCTCATCAACACCCTTGGACAACGAAGGGGCCTGGCCAAGATCAGCTCCACCCCAGGAAAAACCAGGAGCATCAATTTTTACCTGGTCAAGCCTGAAAACTTTTACCTGGTTGATCTGCCCGGATATGGATATGCCAAGCGCTCAAAATCCGAACGGGAAAACTGGGGACTGCTCATCCAGGGTTATCTTGAAGACAACCCCTACCTCAAGTCCGTGGTCCTGCTCATTGACTCCCGGATCCCGCCTCAGGTCATGGACATGGAACTGGCCCAGTACATCCGCTCTCTCAACCTCGGGCTGATACCGGTCCTGACCAAAACAGACAAATGCAAACAAAAGCAGATCAGCGACACCAGCGCCACCTGGTCCGGAATCCTGGGGTTCAGCCGGGGGCCGGTGATCTTTTCATCCAAAACCGGTAAAGGCAAAGACACCCTGTGGGCCAGGATTCTGGCCGGTACTGGGCTTTGACCTCCCTTCCGGTCCCCAAAAAAAATCTTCAGTTCCGTTCTGACCAGAGTATCTGGCCCAGCCCTAGTACTCCAAAAACAATATTGGCCAGCCACGCCCCCAAGACAGGAGCAATGATCCCTTCTTCAGCGTAACTAACCCCGAACACATAAACCGTGTAATACAAAAACACAATGACCAGACTGAGGGTTACCAGGGCATAGATATTCCGTATCAGCGTGGCCAGGGCCAGGGCCAGGATGGTCATCACCACCAGGGCAAAGGCATAGGCTATCTTGCTGTGCCAGGCCGTGGCCAGCCTTTCAACATTGGAACCGCTCTCCCTGAGGTCAGAGATGATTCCCCCCAGGGTGAATATGGACAGGGATTCATAGGGAAGTCTGGAGGCCATGGCTGAAAAAGAGGACAGGTCTGTTTTCAGGACCAGTTCATGAGTGTCCTTTTCCAGTTTCTGGAACTCATGGGTCCTTATTATTACCGGATTTTCCAGGATCCATTCTCCGGGCCTGGCAGTAAACCTCCCGGCCTGGATAACTTCCCGGATCCGGTCACTGCCATCCAGCTGGTAAACAGTGATTCCCCTGCCTTCACCCCTCTTTGGCCAGGCCTTTTCTGCAAAAACTATGGTCTGTCCCTCTTTGAACCAGAGATCTTCAATGCCCCGGTCAGCAACGTCCCTTTGCCGGATGTCCACATCCCAGATGGTTTTGGTCTCCTGATACCCTTTTATACCCATGGTTTCGGAAAAAAAGAGCAAAGCAATAAAAAACAGCAGGGAATAAACAATGAAAAAACCGGCCGGTCTGACAAAGGAAATAGAGTTGGTTTCCAGGGCAACCATTTCATTGCTCTGAAACATCAGAGCAACCTGGACTATGACTGCCAGCATGAATATGGCCGGCATGATCTGGGCGATGATCAGCGGTATTTTGTAAAGAAAATACATCAGGGCTGTTCCCATGGGAATCCCTGAGTCAACTATGGCGTTCATCCTGGTCAAAAAATCCACAATCAGGTAGATGGCTATCCCGGAAAACAGGATGATCAGCATCAAAAAAAGGTTCTGCTTGAAAAGATATCTGTTAAGTATGGTGAACATTCTTTTTGGTGGTTAACTTGGAGATTATTTCAGTCAGATTGAGTTCCCTGCCCTGACTGAAAAAATAAAAACCGGCCATGGCCAGGCCCGCAAAAATCAGATTCGGAGCCCACAATGCCGCAATGACCGGGATCCGTCCCATCTCCCCAAGACTGTAGCCGGTTGTGAACAGACCATAATAGGCCAGAAAGCACAAGATGGCCAAAAGCAGACCCCAGTTTCTGCCTATTCCCTGCAGGCTCATGCCCAGAGGAACGGCAAAGAAACCCAGGACCAGACAGGCCACAGGCAGGGCAAACCTCTTGTGTTGCTCCAGGACCATGAGCCGGTACTGGCCGCTTTGGGGATCGCTCTCGGCCTTTGCCCGGCTAAGCTCGGACCAGGACATCTCCTCAGGATCCTTGTCCCTCAGTCTGATGTCACCCAGCAGTCCGAACAGGTCCAGCCTGACCCGGTACTCTCCAAAGGAGACCACCGACAGCTCCGGCTGGTCCAGACTGTAAATCCGGCCTTTTTCCAGGATGAAAAAGATCTCACCCTGCCTGGATTCGGAGATTATCCTTCCCCTGGGCGCCACAATGGTCATGGGACTGTCAGCCTGGGTCTCATCATGAATAAAGACGTTTCTCATCTCACCGGTCTCCAGATCAGTCTGCTGGGCAAAAATGGCCAGTCCTGGAATATGGCGGCTGAACACCCCGGGCTGGATCGACAACTCAGTCTGCTGCCGGATCATATCTACAGCAATTGCCCTGAAATTGTCAGCTCCCTTTGAAACCAGATCCATGGAAACATAAAAAGTGAGTACCAGGGCGGCAAAAGAAAAGATCAGAGGGGAAAGGACCAGGTTTTTTATGGAAATCCCGCTGGTCTGCAAGGCTGTCAATTCCCGGTCCGAGGCCATGCGCAGGAAGCACAGGAAGATGCTCAGCATGCAGGCTATGGGAATGACCAGGCCAAGAAAGGACGGGCTGAGAAAAACAAAGGCTTTGAATACGTCCAGGATGGCAATGTTCTGACCCACAAAGATATCCTTGAGGTCGATCATCCTGCCGATGACAATAAGGGACAGCATGGAAGAAAGGGTTACAGCGAAAATCAGCCCTACTTCCTTGATTATCTGCCTGTGGAGAATTTTCATTCAGACTTGGGGATGTTATCAGGATCTTTGAAAAACTTGCGCACAAACTGCTCCTCTTTGGGACTCAAGTTAAATCTCATGCCAGCCTGGGCCAGGAGCCCGTCCAGATCCCTGCCGTCCAGCAGTTCCTCTCCTATCCATTTCACAGCCCGTCGGGCATTTTTATCTTCAGGCATAATGGTGGACATAATTCCTCCTTTACTCGAGCAAGGTCATTTTCAGTTGCAATACCTGCTGAACAGCTTCCTGCCAGCGCTTCTTCCCCTCCCAGGAAAAACCTCCAGCAACGCATGGCCAGATGGAGTTGTTATGGCATAACGGGTCATCCAGGGGAAAAGTCGACTCCTCAACCGCCCGCTCAAACATTGGCGTACCAGGAATGGGAGAGTAATGGTTGAGTTCCGGCCTGATTCCAAGACTCAAAACCTCTCTGACGGTTTTTATTATTTCCCGGTCCTGTTGGCCCGGCAGTCCGGCCATGACATACACCACCAGGTCCTGCCGGGAAAAGCCGGCCTCCAGCAGATTGGCCACTCCCTTCCGCCACTGCCTGAAGTCCAGTTTATGGTCCTGCCGCTGTCTGAAATCAGCTGTCTCAAGACCAAGCCTGACCGTGACCAGCCCGGCTCTCTTCAGGAGTCTGCAGATCTGCGGCGTAAGATAACGTATATGCAGGGCATTGGGCGCATGCAACCTTAAATTGTATTTGCTTTCAATAATAAAATCCAGCACAGGATAAAGCATCTTTTCCGGATTGACCAGAAGGGCATCATCATAAAAGGCGAAGTCCCTGACTCCGCGTTCATAATCCTGCCTGATCCCTTTTATCACCCTGGCCGGGTCAGCCTGTCTGAATCCATTGTAAAGCCTGGAAGATGCGCAGTACGGACAGTTGAAAGGACAGCCCCTGGAGCCCATGATTAATGAAAATTCCGGATCCCTGTAATATGACGTATCCAGAGCCAGACCAGCCTGATCCGGAAGAGCCGGGGCTGCCCGGCCAGCCAGGGACCAGACCCTTGCCCAGTTGTCTGGACGTTCAAGGGGACCGGACACCACCAGATCAGCACCCATTGCCTCTGCATGTTCACGGCACAAAGTGGCATATATCCCCCCCAGGCAGATCTTTGCTTCTGGGAAAATCTGCCTGGCCATTTTTATGGCTGAACCAACCCCTGGATACCAGTAGGTCATAAGAGAAGTAACAAGAATGAGATCCGGGGCCGGATCAAGGCCGGACAAGGCCTGGGCAGACATATCCCTGGCAAGACCGTACCTGCTGTATTGCCTTGGAATATTTTTTAATACCCAGGGTTTGGGCAGGAAAGTTTTGGGATAATGCCCCCGACCGGTTGCTGCAGCACGGGGCCAGTGAGGGCCTGGAACCATCCGGTCCATGAAGTCGGCAAGGGCCGTATCCGCCCCTGATCTGGAAAACATGTCCAGGCAGCAGAGGAGCCCGGCCGGCCTGGACCAGACATTAAAGGCTGCAAAGTCATATATCCAGGGGTTGATGCCCAGTACCCGGAGAGGATCCGACCTACCTGAGGATTTCCAGGTAATGAACGGCTGTCTTGGCCTCATGGGATCTGGGGTCCTGTTCAATTATCTGGGCAAAGGCATTTTTTGCATCCTGGTCCCTGCCAAGACTCAGAAGTGCTTCGGCCAGCCTGAGTCGCAGCCGGGAACTGTCTGGTCTGACTGATACTCCGGCCTGGAGTGTCTCAAGTGCTTCCTGATGTCGGCCGGTTCTCTGCAAAAAATCAGCAGTCTGTTCATAAAGGGGGGTATAGCGCCGGTTCTTTTCCATTCCCAGCCTGGACCAGGCCAGAGCCTGATCCAGCTTGCCCTGCATGGCATAGAGTGATGCAAGATTGTAAGCAGCAAACTCAGGAGTCATATACTCTTCCAGATCCAGGGCCTGTTCAAAGGCTGATCTGGCAGCCCCGAATTCTCCCCTGGCTTGCTGGACCTGCCCCAGGTTATTCCAGGCCTCGCCAAAGTCCGGAGCAATGGCCACCGCCCTTTCATAAGCCTGGGCCGCCTTGTCCAGATCATCCAGGACTGTATGGGTCAGCCCCAGACTGAAATAAAGCCGGGGATCATCAGGAGCCAGATCCTGGACAATTCTTAGCTGCTCCAGGGCCATCCTGGGTTCGGAGTCAATAAGGTACCTTTCAGCCAGTTCCAGACGGATGGAGATCTGCTCCCTGGAAACTCCAGTATCCCTGGCTGTGCCGTAGGCACATCCGGCCAGGACCAGGATAAGACAAAGCAGTAGCAGCGATCTGATCATCTCACATACCCGGTTGTCGGAAAAACTGTCCAGTACCATTTCCTGTTCATAGATACAGCCATGCAGGGACTATAGAGTTATATGACCTTATTCAGAGAATACTCGATAATGGCCTCGGCCCCTCTGGCCTGAAGCAGGGGTACCAGATCCCTGACCTGATCTTCCTCCACCACTATCTCAACCGAAAGCCAGTCAGTGTTGTAGAGGTTGGCCACTGTGGGAGCGGTCATGCTGGGCAAAAGATCCATGATCGCATCCATCCGTTCCTGGGGCACGTTCATCTTGAGACCCACCAGCCTGTCCGCCCTGAGGGCTCCGTGGAGCAGGGTATTGATGGTCTGAATCTTTTTTCTTTTCCAGGGATCATCCCAGGCCTGCTTGTTGGCGATGAACTGGGTGTTGGTCTGAAGAAGATCAGCAATGATTCTCAGCCCGTGGGCCTTGATGGTTGTACCGGTTTCCGTCACCTCCACAATGGCATCAGCCAGTCCTTCCACCACCTTGGCCTCTGTGGCACCCCAGGAAAATTCCACTTCCACCGGGATGCCGGCATTCTGAAAGTAATTATGAGTGAAGTTTCTGAGTTCCGTAGCGATTTTCTTTCCAGCCAGGTCTTCGGGTCGCTTAAAAGGGGAGTCCCCGGCCACGGCCAGGACCCATCTGGCCGGGCGGTTGCTGACTTTGGAGTAAATCAGGTCTGAAACCACCACCACGTCGGACTCGTTCTCCATGATCCAGTCCTTGCCGGTCAGACCAGCGTCCATGGTGCCATTCTCCACGTACCTGGATATTTCCTGGGCCCGGCAGAGGGAACAGACCAGTTCTGAATCGTTGACCTCGGGAAAGTAATTCCGGTGATGGGGCTTGATCTTCCAGCCGGCCCTTGCAAACAGGCGCATGGTGGCTTC is a window encoding:
- the efp gene encoding elongation factor P, which gives rise to MLSTTDFRKGLKIEIDNTPYEIMDFLHVKPGKGGAFVRTKLKNLLTGGAIDQTFRSGEKVGKPDMETRDMQYLYHDGSGFVFMDMSTYEQVTIQDEAMKDKGGFLKDGQTVKTLFYNGQPLDIELPAAVVLQIKETEPGIKGDTVSGASKPATLETGVVINVPLFVNQGDMVKVDTRSREYLGRESQ
- a CDS encoding type II 3-dehydroquinate dehydratase is translated as MALEKYSVLVVNGPNLGYLGQRDTGVYGTRGMDELSAILKKDHPGLLDRVELDFFQANGEGRIIDRLESAWQNKTRGMVINPGALTHTSLALADCLGWIKIPFVEVHLSNIWSRDRIRQQSLTARHALGVVAGFGIMSYIYGLQAVVDCLDANNTIAEDE
- the yihA gene encoding ribosome biogenesis GTP-binding protein YihA/YsxC produces the protein MRELILEKTAYTADQLSGNNLPQVALAGRSNVGKSSLINTLGQRRGLAKISSTPGKTRSINFYLVKPENFYLVDLPGYGYAKRSKSERENWGLLIQGYLEDNPYLKSVVLLIDSRIPPQVMDMELAQYIRSLNLGLIPVLTKTDKCKQKQISDTSATWSGILGFSRGPVIFSSKTGKGKDTLWARILAGTGL
- a CDS encoding LptF/LptG family permease, which encodes MFTILNRYLFKQNLFLMLIILFSGIAIYLIVDFLTRMNAIVDSGIPMGTALMYFLYKIPLIIAQIMPAIFMLAVIVQVALMFQSNEMVALETNSISFVRPAGFFIVYSLLFFIALLFFSETMGIKGYQETKTIWDVDIRQRDVADRGIEDLWFKEGQTIVFAEKAWPKRGEGRGITVYQLDGSDRIREVIQAGRFTARPGEWILENPVIIRTHEFQKLEKDTHELVLKTDLSSFSAMASRLPYESLSIFTLGGIISDLRESGSNVERLATAWHSKIAYAFALVVMTILALALATLIRNIYALVTLSLVIVFLYYTVYVFGVSYAEEGIIAPVLGAWLANIVFGVLGLGQILWSERN
- the lptF gene encoding LPS export ABC transporter permease LptF — protein: MKILHRQIIKEVGLIFAVTLSSMLSLIVIGRMIDLKDIFVGQNIAILDVFKAFVFLSPSFLGLVIPIACMLSIFLCFLRMASDRELTALQTSGISIKNLVLSPLIFSFAALVLTFYVSMDLVSKGADNFRAIAVDMIRQQTELSIQPGVFSRHIPGLAIFAQQTDLETGEMRNVFIHDETQADSPMTIVAPRGRIISESRQGEIFFILEKGRIYSLDQPELSVVSFGEYRVRLDLFGLLGDIRLRDKDPEEMSWSELSRAKAESDPQSGQYRLMVLEQHKRFALPVACLVLGFFAVPLGMSLQGIGRNWGLLLAILCFLAYYGLFTTGYSLGEMGRIPVIAALWAPNLIFAGLAMAGFYFFSQGRELNLTEIISKLTTKKNVHHT
- a CDS encoding B12-binding domain-containing radical SAM protein; this encodes MRPRQPFITWKSSGRSDPLRVLGINPWIYDFAAFNVWSRPAGLLCCLDMFSRSGADTALADFMDRMVPGPHWPRAAATGRGHYPKTFLPKPWVLKNIPRQYSRYGLARDMSAQALSGLDPAPDLILVTSLMTYWYPGVGSAIKMARQIFPEAKICLGGIYATLCREHAEAMGADLVVSGPLERPDNWARVWSLAGRAAPALPDQAGLALDTSYYRDPEFSLIMGSRGCPFNCPYCASSRLYNGFRQADPARVIKGIRQDYERGVRDFAFYDDALLVNPEKMLYPVLDFIIESKYNLRLHAPNALHIRYLTPQICRLLKRAGLVTVRLGLETADFRQRQDHKLDFRQWRKGVANLLEAGFSRQDLVVYVMAGLPGQQDREIIKTVREVLSLGIRPELNHYSPIPGTPMFERAVEESTFPLDDPLCHNNSIWPCVAGGFSWEGKKRWQEAVQQVLQLKMTLLE
- a CDS encoding tetratricopeptide repeat protein codes for the protein MVLDSFSDNRVCEMIRSLLLLCLILVLAGCAYGTARDTGVSREQISIRLELAERYLIDSEPRMALEQLRIVQDLAPDDPRLYFSLGLTHTVLDDLDKAAQAYERAVAIAPDFGEAWNNLGQVQQARGEFGAARSAFEQALDLEEYMTPEFAAYNLASLYAMQGKLDQALAWSRLGMEKNRRYTPLYEQTADFLQRTGRHQEALETLQAGVSVRPDSSRLRLRLAEALLSLGRDQDAKNAFAQIIEQDPRSHEAKTAVHYLEILR
- the hisG gene encoding ATP phosphoribosyltransferase encodes the protein MNNNVLKLGIPKGSLQEATMRLFARAGWKIKPHHRNYFPEVNDSELVCSLCRAQEISRYVENGTMDAGLTGKDWIMENESDVVVVSDLIYSKVSNRPARWVLAVAGDSPFKRPEDLAGKKIATELRNFTHNYFQNAGIPVEVEFSWGATEAKVVEGLADAIVEVTETGTTIKAHGLRIIADLLQTNTQFIANKQAWDDPWKRKKIQTINTLLHGALRADRLVGLKMNVPQERMDAIMDLLPSMTAPTVANLYNTDWLSVEIVVEEDQVRDLVPLLQARGAEAIIEYSLNKVI